The Candidatus Omnitrophota bacterium nucleotide sequence AAGTTAGAACAGAGACGAAGAAAATGCTTGAAGCAATGAAGGGAGACGGCGGCTTCATCCTGGCGCCCAGCCATACCCTCCTGCCTGACATCCCCACGGAAAACATTCTGGCCATGTACGATTGCGCCGTCCAATAATGGGACTTGGTGACTTGGAGCGAGAGATGGAATCTTCCATATATTCCAGTTCGAGTAAAGTTTGAGCCGATTTCAAAGAGCGAAGAGAACGCGCCCAATAAAATTGAATTTCCTGCAAATTTATCGTACAGAAACACCTTCGTTTTGCACAATTTGCATAAAGGAAATATTTTCTTGAAGCCGTTTTTGTCTTTCGTCTTGCGTATAGACGACGATGGAAGGAACGGTTTCCGTACCCGCCGCCAATCCATAAGCTAAAAATGCAATATTTTTTTAACCGATCGGTCTCCTTCTCGAATAACGACCATTAAATCGAGGTCTGAATCCTCGCGAGCGTCGCCTCGCGCTTTCGATCCGAAAAGAATAATATCCTCAACCAGGCCGGGATATTGAGCGTAAAGCCGTTCGCGGTATTGATTCAACCATTTAATTTCCGCCGCATTGAGGGAAGCCATAAGAGAATCACCCATGAAAATTCAAACGACGCATGTCAACTTATTTTTCTAAAATTTTGGATTTAATCCCGCTTGTTTGCACAGTTCATTCGCCGTGATTCTATCAAGTAAGCTATGGCGTTTAATGGGTATTGTCTTTTCGCCATCGCTGTAGATGGCATGATTCTTTCCTTCTCGGATTAAAGCAAAACCATTCTGCTCCAGATATCGAATTAAATCGCGCTGTTTTACGGATATGCTTCAATCTCGGCGGGAAAAGG carries:
- a CDS encoding nucleotidyltransferase domain-containing protein produces the protein MASLNAAEIKWLNQYRERLYAQYPGLVEDIILFGSKARGDAREDSDLDLMVVIREGDRSVKKILHF
- a CDS encoding type II toxin-antitoxin system HicA family toxin, encoding MSVKQRDLIRYLEQNGFALIREGKNHAIYSDGEKTIPIKRHSLLDRITANELCKQAGLNPKF